One window from the genome of Methanoculleus sp. 7T encodes:
- a CDS encoding minichromosome maintenance protein MCM — MPEEVTVEVTDVVGEWTKFLKKQYKRELAELSREYPHNRSLLIDYRKILNNRLAFELLRSPGKVIGDIRDAIVQNKLLKLKDGQDPELINIRFTNLPQKTDVRDIRAEQINTFVSIEGILRKTTEVRPRIVSAVFKCRSCGKLTDPVGQGYGRFDEPDFCPNCERKTRLDLVMNRCRFVDSQKLRIQESPEGLRGGEQPQTLDVDATDDLTGLVAPGDRVVVNGILRSVQRVNYGQKSTLFDIFLECNSIEVAEKEFEEVSITEEDEAKIMALARDPLIYKKIARSIAPTIYGTDDVKEAIALQLFGGIAKEMPDGSRLRGDIHVLLVGDPGIAKSQILRYVVKLSPRGIYTSGKSSTSAGLTATAVKDEFGDGRWTLEAGALVLADMGIAAVDEMDKMAKEDRSALHEAMEQQSISVAKAGITATLKSRCALLGAANPKLGRFDQFVPIGEQIDMPPSLLSRFDLIFVMTDQPEAERDGAIAQHIIKTHSVGELIKQHEYAPLPEVDDAYIERALAPVTPDIDPTLLRKYIAYAKRTCFPILSDGAKDALIAYYMRLRNLASGNKPVPVTARQLEALVRLAEASARMRLSNAVDTEDTDRILKIVDACLRQVAYDAETGNFDIDKLVTGVTKSQRDIIRSVKETIRNVSGESGGQAKVDEVIDILVQQGFSRDKVEHTIEQLKRGGELLEPRHGLIKLIG, encoded by the coding sequence GTGCCCGAAGAGGTAACCGTCGAGGTCACCGATGTCGTCGGTGAGTGGACGAAGTTTTTAAAGAAGCAGTACAAGCGGGAGCTCGCCGAGCTCTCCCGGGAGTATCCTCACAACAGGTCGCTCCTCATCGATTACCGGAAGATCCTGAACAACCGGCTGGCGTTTGAGCTCCTGCGGAGTCCGGGGAAGGTCATCGGGGACATCAGGGACGCAATCGTCCAGAACAAACTCCTCAAACTCAAGGATGGCCAGGACCCGGAACTGATCAACATCCGGTTCACGAACCTGCCGCAGAAGACCGATGTCCGGGATATCAGGGCCGAGCAGATCAACACCTTCGTCAGCATCGAGGGTATCCTCCGGAAGACGACCGAGGTGCGTCCCCGGATCGTCAGCGCGGTCTTCAAGTGCCGCTCCTGCGGGAAACTCACCGACCCCGTCGGCCAAGGCTACGGGCGGTTCGATGAGCCAGACTTCTGCCCGAACTGCGAGCGCAAGACCAGGCTCGATCTGGTCATGAACCGGTGCCGGTTTGTCGATAGCCAGAAACTCCGGATCCAGGAGTCGCCCGAAGGCCTCCGGGGTGGCGAGCAGCCCCAGACGCTCGATGTCGACGCCACCGACGATCTCACCGGTCTGGTCGCACCGGGCGACCGGGTGGTGGTGAATGGTATCCTACGGTCCGTGCAGAGGGTCAACTACGGCCAGAAGAGCACGCTCTTTGATATCTTCCTTGAGTGCAACTCCATCGAGGTCGCCGAGAAGGAGTTCGAGGAGGTCTCGATCACCGAGGAGGACGAGGCGAAGATCATGGCGCTCGCCCGCGACCCCCTAATCTACAAAAAGATCGCCCGATCGATTGCGCCGACGATCTACGGCACCGACGACGTTAAAGAGGCGATAGCGCTCCAGCTCTTCGGTGGGATTGCGAAGGAGATGCCGGACGGTTCCCGTCTCCGCGGCGACATCCACGTTCTCCTGGTCGGCGACCCGGGTATAGCAAAGAGTCAGATCCTCCGCTACGTCGTGAAACTCTCACCCCGGGGTATCTACACGAGCGGCAAGTCGTCGACGTCCGCCGGGCTGACGGCGACGGCCGTCAAGGACGAGTTCGGCGACGGGCGCTGGACGCTCGAGGCCGGTGCGCTGGTTCTCGCCGATATGGGGATCGCCGCCGTCGATGAGATGGACAAGATGGCGAAAGAGGACCGGAGCGCGCTCCATGAGGCGATGGAACAGCAATCTATATCGGTCGCAAAAGCCGGCATCACCGCGACCCTGAAGTCCCGGTGCGCTCTCCTCGGTGCGGCGAACCCGAAACTCGGGCGGTTCGACCAGTTCGTCCCGATCGGCGAACAGATCGATATGCCGCCGTCGCTCCTCTCCCGGTTCGACCTCATCTTCGTGATGACCGACCAGCCGGAAGCCGAGCGCGACGGGGCGATTGCGCAGCACATCATCAAGACCCACAGCGTCGGCGAGCTGATCAAACAGCACGAATACGCGCCGCTGCCTGAGGTCGACGACGCGTACATCGAGCGCGCCCTTGCGCCCGTCACCCCCGACATCGATCCCACGCTGCTCCGGAAGTACATCGCCTACGCCAAACGGACCTGCTTCCCCATCCTCTCCGACGGCGCGAAGGATGCGCTGATCGCCTACTACATGCGGCTCCGGAACCTCGCGAGCGGGAACAAACCGGTCCCGGTCACGGCCCGGCAGCTCGAGGCGCTGGTCCGCCTTGCGGAGGCGAGCGCAAGGATGCGGCTCTCGAACGCCGTCGATACGGAGGACACCGACCGCATCCTCAAGATCGTGGACGCCTGTCTCCGGCAGGTCGCCTACGACGCCGAGACCGGGAACTTCGATATCGACAAACTCGTGACCGGCGTCACGAAGTCGCAGCGCGACATCATCAGGTCGGTCAAGGAGACTATCCGGAACGTCTCCGGCGAGTCCGG